The following DNA comes from Candidatus Neomarinimicrobiota bacterium.
TCAGATGACAAATTGAGTAAAATATTTGAATTGCAGTTGAAGTTGCAAAAGGCGATAGATGAGGAAAATTATGAACTTGCTGCAAAAATCCGTGATGAAATAAATAAGCTGGAAAAGGAGTCGGAGAAAAATTAATCACTTAATTTTTTTATTTCTTTAAAAGCCATTTTTGCTGCATTTTCCTCAGCAAATTTCTTTGTCTTACCAGTTCCAGTTCCAATTTCCTTATTGTTAATATAGACCACAGATTTGAATGTCTTATCATGATCAGGACCTTTTGAGATGGTGCGAAATTTTACCTTTTTTATTCCTCTTTGGTGACATATTTCTATTAGCTTTCCCTTTATATTAAAGGAGTCTAATATATCATCCAGATCGATATTCTGGATAATTTTTTTGTTTATGAATTCTCTTACTTTTTTAAAACCACCATCAATATAAATTGCTCCAATTATTGCCTCTAATAAACTGTTGGAGAGATTGACAAGTGTGGACTCTTTTTCTAAATCAACATTGTGGTTTACCATCAGATAATTTATAAGGCTTAATTTTTTACAAATTATATAAAGATTGTATTTATTAACAATTGCAGATCTATACTTTGTTAATTCTCCCTCGGTTTTTGTCGGGAACCTTTTATAAATAAATTCTGTGATTATGAGTTGTAATACCGAATCACCAAGAAATTCTAATCTTTCGTATGATTCGTCTCTTCTGGAAGCAGCTGATTTATGGGTAATAGCCAATTTAAGAAGTTTTTTATTTTTAAAAACGTACCCCAGTTTTGCTTCTATTTCAAAACTGGGGTTTTTAAATATGTTTTTTAATATAGTCAACTTTTATTGGAATTTTTTTATAACTATTGAAGCATTATGACCACCGAAACCAAAGGAATTACTCAAACCAGCTTTTATTTCTCGTTCAACAAAATTATTAGGGGTATAATTTAAATCACATTCTGGATCGGGTTCTTCGTAGTTTATTGTAGGTGGTATTTTACCATATTTAATAACCAGTGTAAGAGTTATGGCTTCCACAGCACCAGCAGCACCTAGAAGATGACCAGTCATCGACTTTGTTGAGCTAATATTAATTTCTTTTGCCTGCTCTCCAAATAATTCTTTTATTGCTTTGGTTTCAATCTTATCATTCAGCTGAGTCGAGGTACCATGAGCATTGATGTACTGTATATCTGCTTTACTTACTCCACTGGATTCTATTGCCATTTCCATTGCTTCTTTCATACCTTTCCCTTCGGGATCTGGTGCTGTAATATGGTGGGCATCGGCAGTAAATCCAAAGCCTGATAGTTCTGCATATATTTTTGCGTTCCTAGCTACAGCATGATCCAGATCTTCAAGTATTAAAATTCCTGCTCCCTCACTCATAACGAAGCCATCACGATTCTTATCAAATGGTCGACTTGCTTTCTGCGGCTCATTGTTTCTAGTTGATAAAGCCTTCATATTGCAGAAACCGGAAAATGATAGAGGCGTTATGCTTGACTCCGCACCGCCTGTTACAATAACAGTGGCGTCACCATTTTTTATATGCTGATATGAAATCCCTATGGCATGGGCAGAAGAAGCGCAGGCGGAAGAAACGGAGTAATTTGGTCCCCTTAAACCATATCGTATAGAAATATAGCCAGGTAGCATATCTGGAATCATAGCCGGGATTAGAAATGGACTAACGAATCGTTTCCCCTTTTTTAGCATTATTTGATGTTGGGCTTCAAGTGTTCCGATACCACCGATCCCAGAGCCAGTTACGACACCAATTTTATAAGCTGGAATATCTTTAAAATCTATTTCTGCATCTTTGATAGCCTGGACTGCTGCAGCGAATCCGAACTGGGTGAATTTGTCAAGCTTTCTGGCTTCCTTTGGTTCGATGTACTCATCTGGATTAAAGTTTTTAACTTCGCCCGCTATTTTTGTAGGAATATCTATAGGATCAAAGGCTTTAACATAATCAATACCACTTTTCCCACTTAATAAGCTATTCCAGAATTCCTCAACACTATTCCCGACTGGAGTTATTACTCCGATTCCTGTTATAACAACTCTTTTACCCATAGTATTTTTTTCTTTTACTGCCCTACTTTTGTTTTTAGATATTCGATGACATCACCAACAGTTCTTAATTTTTCAGCTTCTTCATCCGGTATTTCAATTCCAAATTCTTCTTCCATTTTCATTATTAATTCAACCGTATCCAATGAATCTGCACCAAGATCATCGATGAAAGAAGCTTCAGGTGTAATTTTTTCTTTTTCTACACCGAGTTTTTCTGCTACAATGTCTTTAATTTTTTCTAAGTAATCCATTTTTACCTCCTTTTTTACATTACCATGCCACCATCAATATTAAGTACCTGTCCTGTAATGTATTCAGCTAGGGGACTTGCAAAGAATAGAACTGCATCGGCAACATTTTCAGGCTTACCTGCCTTTTTTAAAGGAATCTTATTTAAGTAATCATGCTTTATATTATCTGGTAATCCCGCTGTCATTTCGGTTTCTATAAATCCAGGAGCAATTACATTGACAGTGATATTTCTTGAAGCCAATTCTTTCGCAATGGATTTTGAAAATCCAATTACACCAGCTTTGCTCGCAGAATAGTTACATTGCCCAGCATTACCTGTGATACCTACTACAGAGCTAATATTAATGATCCTTCCAAATTTTTGCTTCACCATTATTTTACTTACAGCTTGTGTCACCAGAAAAGTTCCTTTCAAATTAGTATTTAGAACCTGATCCCACTGTTCTTCATTCATTCGAATGATCAAAGTATCCCGTGTGATACCAGCATTGTTGACAAGGATGTCTATCTTACCAAATTTTTCTAAAATTTTATCAACCATACTATTTACCTGATCAGGTTTTGTAACGTCGCAAGAGATTGAGATAAAATCGAATCCAAGTTTTTTAAATTCAGCAGAGGCGTTTTCCAAACTTTTTTCATCATAGTCTGATAGTACAACTTTTGAGCCGTGCTCAGCCAGCTTTCTTGCAGTTGTATAACCAATTCCCCTGCCTGAGCCTGTGATAAGACTTACGTAATCGTTTAGGTCTATTCTTCCCATTTGAAATTCTCCAGCTCCTCCCATGTCCCAACTCCTTTTACAATGACTTTTGGATTTATTCTTTTTACTAGTCCCTGAAGAACTTTACCTGGACCCACTTCAAGAAATCTTTTCGCACCATTTTCTACCATATTCTCAATGATAGTCGTCCATAGTACAGGTGATGTAAGTTGTTCTTTTAGCCTTTGTTTTATTTCATTCACATCTTGTGTTGGTAATCCAGTGGCATTCATATATATTGGAACTTCTGGTTTTTTAAATTCAATAGAATCTATTGTTTCTGATATTTTTTTGAAAGCGGGTTCCATCAAAGGGGAATGGAAAGCTCCTCCAACAGATAACTCTATAACCCTTTTTGCTCCGGCATTTTTAAGTGCAAGCATTGCATTCTGGATAGCTTTTTTATCACCTGAAATGACAAGTTGTACTGGTGAATTATAATTTGCAATGGTGCAGACGCCAGATAGTTTTGTCCCTGAAAGTACACTTTTTATCTTATTATAGGAAAGTCCTACGACAGCCGCCATTGTACCAGGTGTCTTTTCTGATGCAATTTGCATTTGCTCGGATCTAATTTTAACAAGTTCTAAACCTTCTTCAAAAGAGATACATCCAGCGGCAACTATTGCAGAATATTCCCCAAGGCTGTGGCCTGCAACCATATCTGGAACAATATTGCGATATTTTAATTCTTGAAATATTGCGACTGATAATACGAAAATAGCGGGCTGGGTTACCCTTGTTTCGGTTAGCTCTCGAAGTGAACCGTAGAAAGATATCTCTTTTAGAGAAAAATTAAATTTTTCTTCTGCACAGTCGTATAGTTTTTTTACAATTTTACTCTTATTATAAAAATCTATTCCCATTCCGACATATTGTGATGCCTGGCCTGGAAATATGAAGGCAATTTTACTCATTTATATTCCCCATTTTAATAACATACTTCCCCATGTAAATCCTCCACCGAAAGCCGATAACAGTACTAAATTACCCTTTTTCAATCTACCCTGTTCAAAAGCGTCTACAAGACCAATTGGAATGGTTGCAGCTGAGGTGTTAGCATATTCGTGTATATTTATAAGAACCTGCTCTTTTTTTAGTTTCAGCTTATTAGCACATGCATCTATTATTCTTTTGTTTGCCTGATGTGGTATGAAAAGAGCAATGTCCTCTCCTGATAGGGAATTTCTCTCTAAGATTTCCTGAGATACATCAGCCATACGACTGACAGCAAATTTAAATACTGTTTTACCATCTTGGTAAATGTAGTGCATTCTTTTTTTGATAGTCTCATTTGAAGCAGGATGTTTGCTCCCACCAGCTAAAATATGGAGGTAGTCCTTTCCGTTTCCATCCATTTTAAGTATGGAATCAATTACCCCAGTATCTTCATTATTTTCAGTAGGTTCAACTAAAACCACAGCGGCTCCATCTCCAAAAAGTACGCAGGTATTTCTGTCTTGATAATCGGTTATCCTACTAAGGGTTTCTGCCGCCGCTACAAGTATTTTTTTATGGGTTCCATTTTCGATAAACTGACGGGCAATTTCCATTGCATAGAGAAATCCTGAACATGCAGCAGATATATCAAATCCCCAGGCATTGGTTGCACCTATTTTATTCTGTGTGAGTGCTGCT
Coding sequences within:
- the rnc gene encoding ribonuclease III, with protein sequence MTILKNIFKNPSFEIEAKLGYVFKNKKLLKLAITHKSAASRRDESYERLEFLGDSVLQLIITEFIYKRFPTKTEGELTKYRSAIVNKYNLYIICKKLSLINYLMVNHNVDLEKESTLVNLSNSLLEAIIGAIYIDGGFKKVREFINKKIIQNIDLDDILDSFNIKGKLIEICHQRGIKKVKFRTISKGPDHDKTFKSVVYINNKEIGTGTGKTKKFAEENAAKMAFKEIKKLSD
- the fabF gene encoding beta-ketoacyl-ACP synthase II — translated: MGKRVVITGIGVITPVGNSVEEFWNSLLSGKSGIDYVKAFDPIDIPTKIAGEVKNFNPDEYIEPKEARKLDKFTQFGFAAAVQAIKDAEIDFKDIPAYKIGVVTGSGIGGIGTLEAQHQIMLKKGKRFVSPFLIPAMIPDMLPGYISIRYGLRGPNYSVSSACASSAHAIGISYQHIKNGDATVIVTGGAESSITPLSFSGFCNMKALSTRNNEPQKASRPFDKNRDGFVMSEGAGILILEDLDHAVARNAKIYAELSGFGFTADAHHITAPDPEGKGMKEAMEMAIESSGVSKADIQYINAHGTSTQLNDKIETKAIKELFGEQAKEINISSTKSMTGHLLGAAGAVEAITLTLVIKYGKIPPTINYEEPDPECDLNYTPNNFVEREIKAGLSNSFGFGGHNASIVIKKFQ
- a CDS encoding acyl carrier protein, coding for MDYLEKIKDIVAEKLGVEKEKITPEASFIDDLGADSLDTVELIMKMEEEFGIEIPDEEAEKLRTVGDVIEYLKTKVGQ
- the fabG gene encoding 3-oxoacyl-[acyl-carrier-protein] reductase; translated protein: MGRIDLNDYVSLITGSGRGIGYTTARKLAEHGSKVVLSDYDEKSLENASAEFKKLGFDFISISCDVTKPDQVNSMVDKILEKFGKIDILVNNAGITRDTLIIRMNEEQWDQVLNTNLKGTFLVTQAVSKIMVKQKFGRIINISSVVGITGNAGQCNYSASKAGVIGFSKSIAKELASRNITVNVIAPGFIETEMTAGLPDNIKHDYLNKIPLKKAGKPENVADAVLFFASPLAEYITGQVLNIDGGMVM
- the fabD gene encoding ACP S-malonyltransferase; amino-acid sequence: MSKIAFIFPGQASQYVGMGIDFYNKSKIVKKLYDCAEEKFNFSLKEISFYGSLRELTETRVTQPAIFVLSVAIFQELKYRNIVPDMVAGHSLGEYSAIVAAGCISFEEGLELVKIRSEQMQIASEKTPGTMAAVVGLSYNKIKSVLSGTKLSGVCTIANYNSPVQLVISGDKKAIQNAMLALKNAGAKRVIELSVGGAFHSPLMEPAFKKISETIDSIEFKKPEVPIYMNATGLPTQDVNEIKQRLKEQLTSPVLWTTIIENMVENGAKRFLEVGPGKVLQGLVKRINPKVIVKGVGTWEELENFKWEE
- a CDS encoding ketoacyl-ACP synthase III, which gives rise to MNKRRAKITALGKFIPEKILTNAELEKMVDTSDEWIKTRTGIEKRHILEDDKATSDMIAYAFENMKKNFKINPEEIELIIVATITPDMFFPSTAALTQNKIGATNAWGFDISAACSGFLYAMEIARQFIENGTHKKILVAAAETLSRITDYQDRNTCVLFGDGAAVVLVEPTENNEDTGVIDSILKMDGNGKDYLHILAGGSKHPASNETIKKRMHYIYQDGKTVFKFAVSRMADVSQEILERNSLSGEDIALFIPHQANKRIIDACANKLKLKKEQVLINIHEYANTSAATIPIGLVDAFEQGRLKKGNLVLLSAFGGGFTWGSMLLKWGI